The following coding sequences lie in one Micromonospora sp. R77 genomic window:
- a CDS encoding S8 family serine peptidase produces MKNLRRKTLAAASAVTLGVGLAVTGGLAPAAATGPDTTFLVLAPQGANTAKAAARVAAAKGTVVASYDQIGVLVVRSTNPDFVTQVAGAGVDSVASTAGLGTALDEGETVEVSAADVANATGDPTKEPLYGQQWDMDMIHVPQAHAVTNGSPNVVVGVLDSGISSSHPDLATQIAKDKSTSCIGGVTDTTEVAWNPTTSDHGTHVAGTIAAAVNGVGVTGIAPGVKVAAVKVVNDDGYIYPEAAVCGFMWAATHGMQVTNNSYYIDPWELNCRNDARQRPVWQAVQRAIRYSNSQGVLNVASAGNSNYDLAHKLTDTGSPDNGTPETRENLTNACLDLPAEAPGVVTVSAVGPTGAKSYYSSYGQGVIDVTAPGGDTRFRTQGAKSTVTDGILSTTFNTVTRTNGWGYKQGTSMSGPHATGVAALALSAHPGMTPGQLASFLERTSVAQSCPEGVYNPAPLSPSGPHAYDATCSGGARNGFYGAGIVDAYNVVK; encoded by the coding sequence GTGAAGAACCTCCGTCGCAAGACACTGGCCGCCGCGTCCGCCGTGACGCTCGGCGTCGGTCTCGCCGTCACCGGCGGACTGGCACCGGCGGCGGCCACCGGACCGGACACCACGTTCCTGGTCCTCGCCCCGCAGGGCGCCAACACCGCAAAGGCCGCCGCCCGGGTGGCGGCCGCCAAGGGCACCGTGGTGGCCAGCTACGACCAGATCGGCGTGCTCGTCGTCCGGTCGACCAACCCGGACTTCGTCACCCAGGTGGCGGGGGCGGGCGTCGACTCGGTCGCGTCCACCGCCGGGCTGGGCACCGCCCTGGACGAGGGTGAGACCGTCGAGGTCTCCGCGGCCGACGTCGCCAACGCCACCGGCGACCCGACCAAGGAACCGCTCTACGGCCAGCAGTGGGACATGGACATGATCCACGTCCCGCAGGCCCACGCGGTGACCAACGGCAGCCCGAACGTGGTCGTCGGCGTGCTGGACAGCGGCATCTCCAGCAGCCACCCCGACCTCGCCACCCAGATCGCCAAGGACAAGTCCACGTCCTGCATCGGCGGTGTCACCGACACCACCGAGGTGGCCTGGAACCCGACCACCAGCGACCACGGCACCCACGTCGCCGGCACCATCGCAGCCGCCGTCAACGGCGTCGGCGTGACCGGCATCGCGCCGGGCGTCAAGGTCGCCGCCGTCAAGGTGGTCAACGACGACGGCTACATCTACCCGGAGGCCGCGGTCTGCGGGTTCATGTGGGCCGCCACGCACGGCATGCAGGTGACCAACAACAGCTACTACATCGACCCGTGGGAGCTGAACTGCCGCAACGACGCCCGCCAGCGTCCGGTGTGGCAGGCCGTGCAGCGCGCCATCCGTTACTCGAACAGCCAGGGCGTGCTCAACGTGGCGTCCGCCGGCAACTCGAACTACGACCTGGCGCACAAGCTCACCGACACCGGCAGCCCGGACAACGGGACGCCGGAGACCCGGGAGAACCTCACCAACGCCTGCCTGGACCTCCCCGCGGAGGCTCCGGGCGTGGTGACCGTCTCGGCGGTCGGCCCGACCGGCGCGAAGAGCTACTACTCCTCGTACGGCCAGGGCGTCATCGACGTGACGGCCCCGGGTGGCGACACCCGGTTCCGCACGCAGGGCGCGAAGTCGACCGTCACCGACGGCATCCTGTCGACGACCTTCAACACCGTCACCCGGACCAACGGGTGGGGCTACAAGCAGGGCACCTCGATGTCCGGCCCGCACGCCACCGGCGTCGCGGCGCTGGCGTTGTCGGCGCACCCGGGGATGACCCCGGGCCAGCTGGCGTCGTTCCTGGAGCGTACGTCGGTGGCGCAGTCCTGCCCGGAGGGCGTCTACAACCCGGCGCCGCTCAGCCCGAGCGGCCCGCACGCCTACGACGCGACCTGCTCCGGCGGGGCGCGTAACGGCTTCTACGGTGCCGGCATCGTCGACGCGTACAACGTGGTGAAGTAG
- a CDS encoding NAD(P)H-hydrate dehydratase has product MPNRSDTRVITPALLRDWALPVPTGGKENRGTVLVVGGSRFTPGAVLLAGVAALRAGAGVLQLAAAESTAAALSIQVPEALVVGLPETRDGAVRGSADLLTDLLADADVVAVGPGLNDIDTTRELLDLVLDAAGPETSLVLDAYALGALSHAPDLLVGSGRRAVLTPNLTEARHLLDRDLGDDLDAEAAELARRYDAVVSLYGHIATPDGQGWREESGDAGLGTSGSGDVRAGLLAGLLSRGAEPAQAACWAAFAHAVSGQRLVPRYGRIGFLARELLDEIPHTLATV; this is encoded by the coding sequence ATGCCGAACCGGTCTGACACCCGGGTGATCACCCCGGCCCTGCTGCGGGACTGGGCGCTGCCGGTGCCCACCGGCGGCAAGGAGAACCGGGGCACCGTGCTGGTCGTCGGCGGCTCCCGGTTCACCCCGGGGGCGGTGCTGCTGGCCGGGGTGGCCGCGCTGCGCGCCGGCGCCGGGGTGCTGCAACTGGCCGCCGCCGAGTCGACCGCCGCCGCGCTGAGCATCCAGGTCCCCGAGGCGCTGGTGGTCGGCCTGCCGGAGACCCGCGACGGCGCCGTACGCGGGTCCGCCGACCTGCTCACCGACCTGCTGGCCGACGCCGACGTGGTCGCCGTCGGCCCCGGCCTCAACGACATCGACACCACCCGGGAACTGCTGGACCTGGTGCTGGACGCGGCCGGGCCGGAGACGTCGCTGGTGCTCGACGCGTACGCCCTCGGCGCGCTCAGCCACGCCCCGGACCTGCTGGTCGGCTCGGGCCGACGCGCGGTGCTCACCCCCAACCTGACCGAGGCGCGGCACCTGCTCGACCGCGACCTCGGCGACGACCTGGACGCCGAGGCGGCCGAGCTGGCCCGCCGCTACGACGCGGTGGTCTCCCTGTACGGCCACATCGCCACCCCCGACGGGCAGGGCTGGCGGGAGGAGAGCGGCGACGCCGGGCTGGGCACCTCCGGCAGCGGCGACGTCCGCGCCGGGCTGCTGGCCGGGCTGCTCTCCCGGGGCGCCGAGCCGGCACAGGCGGCGTGCTGGGCGGCGTTCGCCCACGCGGTCAGCGGCCAACGGCTGGTCCCCCGGTACGGCCGCATCGGCTTCCTGGCCCGTGAGCTGCTGGACGAGATACCCCACACGCTGGCCACCGTCTGA
- a CDS encoding histidine phosphatase family protein, with protein MAELAALWIVRHGESTANVAASAAEAAGAELIDLSHRDADVPLSETGQEQARATGRWLADLPPRRRPDVAVVSPYLRAVQTAELALTGTGIPVSRDERLRDRELGILDGLTGHGVRRRFPAEADRRDRLGKFYYRPPGGESWTDVALRLRTLLGDLRRDHADRRVLLFGHDALVFLLRYLAEGLTEADLMALTREHVIANCSVTGWSADADGRLRPDMFNDVAHLHQQGARPTREDEVHAEPV; from the coding sequence ATGGCGGAACTGGCGGCGCTCTGGATCGTGCGGCACGGCGAGAGCACGGCGAACGTGGCGGCGAGCGCGGCCGAGGCGGCCGGCGCGGAGCTGATCGACCTGAGCCACCGGGACGCCGACGTGCCGCTGTCGGAGACCGGACAGGAGCAGGCCCGGGCCACCGGCCGCTGGCTGGCCGACCTGCCGCCGCGGCGCCGGCCGGACGTGGCGGTGGTGTCGCCGTACCTGCGCGCGGTGCAGACGGCCGAGCTGGCCCTGACCGGCACCGGCATCCCGGTCAGCCGGGACGAGCGGCTGCGGGACCGGGAGCTGGGCATCCTCGACGGCCTGACCGGCCACGGGGTACGCCGACGCTTCCCCGCAGAGGCAGACCGTCGGGACCGGCTGGGCAAGTTCTACTACCGGCCGCCGGGCGGGGAGTCCTGGACGGACGTGGCGCTGCGGCTGCGTACCCTCCTCGGCGACCTGCGGCGCGACCACGCCGACCGACGGGTGCTGCTGTTCGGTCACGACGCCCTGGTCTTCCTGCTCCGCTACCTGGCGGAAGGGCTCACCGAGGCGGACCTGATGGCCCTGACCCGCGAGCACGTGATCGCCAACTGTTCGGTGACCGGCTGGTCGGCGGACGCCGACGGCCGGCTGCGACCGGACATGTTCAACGACGTGGCCCACCTGCACCAGCAGGGCGCGCGGCCCACCAGGGAGGACGAGGTCCATGCCGAACCGGTCTGA